In Allocoprobacillus halotolerans, a genomic segment contains:
- a CDS encoding RluA family pseudouridine synthase — translation MEYKVDSDTTLLSFLLLQTSKKRSELKNLLKFERIYVDGHIQTHYAYPLKKGQIVSIGKKKDVLPFPIVYEDKDIIVIDKPCGLLSEETAKESQKTAYMIVKKYLTSHHENIFLVHRLDQYTSGLLMFVKNKKLYDILTHHWDQYVKTRGYVAVVEGRMKKTHGTIDNYLAESKTQNVYITNKQNGKRAITHYRVIRSNQKYSLLEIYLDTGRKNQIRVHLSSLHHPIVGDTKYQSTTNPLKRLGLHAHEFMFIHPFTQKEMRFVSPTPQSFERLFDTKKQKIC, via the coding sequence ATGGAATATAAAGTAGACAGTGATACGACATTATTATCTTTTCTTTTATTACAAACATCTAAGAAAAGATCAGAATTAAAAAATCTTTTAAAATTTGAACGTATTTATGTTGATGGACATATTCAGACACATTATGCATATCCTTTAAAGAAGGGACAGATTGTTTCCATTGGTAAAAAGAAAGATGTTCTTCCTTTTCCTATTGTATATGAAGATAAAGACATCATTGTGATTGATAAACCATGTGGTTTATTAAGTGAGGAAACAGCTAAAGAAAGTCAAAAGACAGCTTATATGATTGTTAAAAAATATTTAACATCACATCATGAGAATATTTTTCTAGTCCATCGTTTAGATCAGTATACTTCAGGTCTTTTAATGTTTGTGAAAAATAAAAAGCTTTACGATATTTTGACACATCATTGGGATCAATATGTCAAAACAAGAGGTTATGTGGCAGTTGTTGAAGGGCGCATGAAAAAAACACATGGTACAATTGATAATTATTTGGCAGAATCAAAGACACAAAATGTCTATATAACCAATAAACAAAATGGAAAAAGAGCTATTACCCATTATCGTGTCATTCGTTCGAATCAAAAATATAGCTTGTTGGAAATTTATTTAGATACAGGTCGTAAAAATCAAATTCGTGTTCATCTGTCTTCTTTACATCATCCCATTGTGGGTGATACCAAATATCAATCAACAACCAATCCATTAAAACGTTTAGGATTACATGCGCATGAATTCATGTTTATTCATCCATTCACACAAAAAGAAATGCGTTTTGTCTCACCAACACCACAAAGTTTTGAAAGATTATTTGATACAAAGAAACAAAAAATATGCTAA
- a CDS encoding EF-Tu/IF-2/RF-3 family GTPase — translation MNFHQFALVTLTNFGVEPFLKHFLSMTSSPLPRQSNIGEIDPFSEDFSAFVFKIQANMNKAHRDRMAFMRICSGKFTKGMEVFHYQGNKKIKLNQSKQLMAENREEVEEAYSGDIIGVFDPGIFSIGDTLCTAKNKFAYEGIPTFAPEHFSMIRNKDTMKRKQFVKGVEQIAQEGAIQIFTELGGGMEEIIVGVVGVLQFEVLAYRLKNEYNVDIISTPLPYQFIRWIKNNEVDFKKLNLSSDTKKVQDLKGQYLLLFSNEWGVRWATDKNPDLVLAEFSQN, via the coding sequence GTGAACTTTCACCAGTTTGCTTTGGTTACTTTAACAAACTTTGGTGTTGAACCTTTCTTAAAACACTTTTTATCCATGACTTCATCACCATTACCACGTCAAAGTAATATTGGTGAAATTGATCCATTTTCTGAAGATTTCAGTGCCTTTGTCTTTAAGATTCAAGCCAATATGAATAAAGCCCATCGTGACCGTATGGCTTTTATGCGTATTTGTTCTGGAAAGTTTACTAAGGGAATGGAAGTTTTCCATTATCAAGGCAACAAGAAAATTAAACTCAATCAGTCTAAACAATTAATGGCTGAAAATCGTGAAGAAGTGGAAGAAGCTTATTCAGGTGATATTATCGGTGTCTTTGATCCAGGTATTTTTTCAATCGGGGATACTTTATGTACAGCCAAAAATAAATTTGCCTATGAAGGTATTCCAACATTTGCGCCTGAACATTTTTCAATGATTAGAAATAAAGATACAATGAAACGTAAACAATTTGTAAAAGGAGTAGAACAGATTGCTCAAGAAGGTGCCATTCAGATTTTTACTGAACTTGGTGGCGGTATGGAAGAAATCATTGTTGGTGTTGTCGGTGTGCTTCAATTTGAAGTTTTAGCTTATCGTTTAAAGAATGAATATAATGTCGATATTATAAGTACACCATTGCCTTATCAATTTATTCGCTGGATTAAAAATAATGAAGTTGATTTTAAAAAGCTTAATCTTTCTTCAGATACAAAGAAAGTACAGGATTTAAAAGGACAATATCTATTATTATTCTCTAATGAATGGGGTGTACGTTGGGCAACGGATAAAAACCCAGACCTTGTTTTAGCTGAATTTTCTCAAAACTAA
- a CDS encoding cold-shock protein codes for MSTGKVKWFKSDKGYGFITMEGQDKDIFVHFSSINAEGFKTLQEGQTVEFDVVEGDRGPQATNVTVISD; via the coding sequence ATGAGTACAGGTAAAGTGAAATGGTTTAAATCTGATAAGGGTTATGGTTTCATTACTATGGAAGGACAAGACAAAGATATCTTTGTTCATTTTTCTTCTATTAACGCTGAAGGATTTAAAACTTTACAAGAAGGTCAAACTGTTGAATTTGATGTTGTTGAAGGAGATAGAGGACCTCAAGCTACTAACGTAACAGTTATTAGTGATTAA
- a CDS encoding YbaN family protein gives MKYIYLFIGMMSLALGCIGIVLPILPTTPFLLLAGFCFARSSKRVHQWFVSSKIYQKHLDSFVKRRAMTLKTKVCILSFASIMLAFPLILTDLLLLRLLIIGLYCFKYYYFLVKIETIKAPQESI, from the coding sequence ATGAAATATATCTATTTATTCATTGGAATGATGAGTCTTGCATTAGGGTGTATTGGGATTGTTTTACCAATCTTACCAACAACACCTTTTCTTTTATTAGCTGGATTTTGTTTTGCCCGTAGTTCAAAACGTGTCCACCAGTGGTTTGTTTCTTCAAAGATTTATCAAAAGCATTTAGATTCGTTTGTAAAAAGACGTGCGATGACACTAAAAACAAAAGTCTGTATTTTAAGTTTTGCTAGTATTATGTTAGCTTTTCCTTTGATTTTGACTGATTTATTATTACTAAGACTATTGATAATTGGTTTATATTGCTTTAAATATTATTATTTCCTTGTCAAAATTGAAACCATCAAAGCTCCTCAAGAGAGTATATAA
- a CDS encoding amino acid ABC transporter ATP-binding/permease protein produces MSNVQLIIKMLKLVKPLTLPMIGAVILGVLGFLCAIGIPVISVMAVLQVTGMHSHFPLSSLLVILLILAILRGVLHYGEQATNHYIAFKLLAIIRDHVYTALRRLAPAKLDGKDKGNLISIITNDIELLEVFYAHTISPVMIALLTSLILLKFFAHLHIYAMIIAMIAYLVMAIVIPFYVHHQGHEIGQKNRDEIGNMSSFLLESYRGLSTLLQYNAGSSRLQQMMHKSDEIEDLQGQMKKIESLQLVSSQLLISISSVIMFVVMYMLYLQNEVSVYRVIAAVVLMLSSFGPVMALSNLANNLLSTLSSGRRVMAILEEKELIPEVTQQPEIDFGNIQLQDVSFAYEDDDPILQNLSLDFYKGEITGIIGKSGSGKSTLLKLLMRFYDPHCGVIQINERELSKINTSSMRHMFAYVTQETVLFHDTIENNIRIAKLDASLQEIQEACKKASLHDWIMTLPEGYQTPISELGSSLSGGEKQRMALARAFLSQAECILLDEPTSNLDVLNEGIILKALQNEKERTIILVSHRESTMKIVKRVIHMDQGRVS; encoded by the coding sequence ATGAGTAATGTACAATTAATTATCAAAATGTTAAAACTTGTTAAACCATTAACACTTCCAATGATAGGAGCGGTGATACTTGGTGTTTTAGGTTTTCTTTGTGCGATTGGGATTCCGGTTATTTCCGTGATGGCTGTTTTACAAGTTACGGGCATGCATTCTCATTTTCCATTGTCTTCGCTTTTGGTTATTTTACTGATATTAGCAATTTTAAGAGGTGTCTTACATTATGGTGAACAGGCGACTAATCACTATATTGCGTTTAAATTATTAGCCATTATTCGTGATCATGTTTATACAGCCTTAAGACGTTTAGCGCCAGCTAAATTAGATGGTAAAGACAAAGGAAATCTGATTTCTATTATTACTAATGATATTGAGTTATTAGAAGTTTTCTATGCCCATACCATTTCACCAGTGATGATTGCTTTGTTGACATCTTTGATATTACTCAAATTCTTTGCGCATCTTCATATCTATGCCATGATTATAGCGATGATTGCCTATCTAGTAATGGCGATCGTGATTCCTTTTTATGTACATCATCAAGGACATGAAATTGGACAGAAAAATCGTGATGAAATTGGCAATATGAGTAGTTTCTTATTAGAAAGTTATCGTGGTTTATCTACTTTACTTCAATATAATGCTGGATCATCACGTTTACAACAGATGATGCATAAAAGTGATGAAATTGAGGATTTACAAGGACAAATGAAGAAGATTGAATCTTTACAATTGGTTTCTTCACAATTATTGATTTCTATTTCATCAGTTATCATGTTTGTTGTTATGTATATGCTTTATTTACAAAATGAAGTCAGTGTTTATAGAGTCATTGCAGCTGTTGTGTTGATGCTTTCAAGCTTTGGTCCAGTGATGGCTTTATCCAACCTTGCCAATAACCTTTTATCGACTTTAAGCAGTGGACGTCGTGTCATGGCGATTCTTGAAGAAAAAGAATTGATTCCCGAAGTGACTCAACAACCAGAAATTGATTTTGGAAATATTCAACTTCAAGATGTTTCATTTGCTTATGAAGATGATGATCCAATTTTACAAAATCTTTCTCTTGATTTTTATAAAGGAGAGATAACAGGAATTATTGGAAAAAGTGGGAGTGGCAAATCAACCTTATTAAAATTACTTATGCGTTTCTATGATCCTCATTGTGGTGTCATTCAAATCAATGAACGTGAATTATCAAAAATTAACACATCATCCATGCGCCATATGTTTGCCTATGTGACGCAAGAAACGGTTTTATTCCATGATACCATCGAAAACAATATTAGGATTGCTAAATTAGATGCATCATTACAAGAAATCCAAGAAGCTTGCAAAAAAGCTAGTTTACATGACTGGATTATGACATTACCAGAAGGCTATCAAACACCTATTAGTGAATTAGGAAGTTCATTATCTGGTGGAGAAAAACAAAGAATGGCTTTAGCCAGAGCATTTTTAAGTCAGGCAGAATGTATTTTATTAGATGAACCAACAAGTAATTTAGATGTTTTAAATGAAGGAATTATCTTAAAGGCATTACAAAATGAAAAAGAAAGAACGATTATTTTGGTTTCGCATCGTGAATCAACGATGAAGATTGTCAAAAGAGTGATTCATATGGATCAAGGCAGGGTGAGTTAA